Below is a window of Aegilops tauschii subsp. strangulata cultivar AL8/78 unplaced genomic scaffold, Aet v6.0 Super-Scaffold_100252, whole genome shotgun sequence DNA.
ATATTTGCCAGAATCCCTATTTAAGCTCATGCATCCCCTACAGAGCTCCTCACAAGTACAACCACTTAGCAAGTCCATCCATCTCATCATCTACATCTGAGCTCAGCACTACTACTATTGCTAGCTTGATCAAGATGGCCCGTGCTGCAGCTGCTCAACTCGTGTTGTTCACCCTCGTGGCAGCAATGGTCCTCACAGCCACAGACGCTGCAATCTCCTGTGGCCAGGTGAGCTCTGCCTTGAGCCCCTGCATCTCCTATGCACGCGGCAGCGGCTCCAGCCCACCTGCGGCCTGCTGCAGTGGTGTCAGGAGTCTGGCCGGCGCAGCGCGGAGCACCGCTGACAAGCAAGCGGCGTGCAAGTGCATTAAGAGTGCTGCTGGTGGGCTCAACGCTGGAAAGGCCGCTGGCATCCCCTCCAAGTGCGGCGTCAGCATCCCCTACGCCATTAGCTCATCCGTGGACTGCTCTAAGATTCGCTGATCAACCACTGGCCACCATGGTCGCCGCCTATAGTGCCATCCATCGACACTAACTATGTTCgggtcacacacacacacacacacacacacacatatatacgAATAAATGCTGTTCATGTGAGACAGAGAGGAGTATGTATGTCGAGCCAGTTCTGCATGGCCGGTCACACTATTGTATCGATGTTTGGTTGTTACTTCTCTCCCGTTGAGGAGATACATGAGGTTGTTGTACTTTGTACCATGTGCACTTCTGATTTATGGATCGTATATTCAGCAGTACTCGCATGCGTCGTTATTACACATGCATGGCTGGCAAAACATTAGATTCCTGTTTCTTGCTCCAACCAAAATGTAGGCATGCGTTGTTATTTACTATAATGGAACAATCACATTTCGCTTGTTTCAGTTCCTCTTACAAACACTACCTTTTTGTTTCTTAGGAAATTGGGGCCGCCCCCTCCAAAGAAATCATGATCTCCTCCTATTACAAACTATAACAAACCGAACTGAAATTGATACTAAAGCGATAGCCATAAACACCAGATACCAGATACCAGCATAACAAACGCAAAGATAACAATGCAACCACCAGTAAACACACCCAAAAACTGTGAGAGACGACACCGAAATTTAGTGAATGCAACCACCAATGAAAACTCCTACTGGTAATTGTTTCTAAGAAATTGGAGTAGTGGTATATTTCTGAAAAACGCACCCAGAACATAGATCGTCTGGCCAAATGTAAACAACTTCAGGTCTCTGGGACTGCTCGAATCACCATGTTCCGATTCACCACAAAAAAATTCTAGATGGGTTTTGGTAAATTTCAAACCACATACAGGAAAGATCATCATGCAAGATTGTAATTAATTAAGCACCAATTGTTAGCAAGTACGCCAATGAAAAATTGGAGCACTCTTGGTCATGATGTACTTACAATATACTCTATTTTTGCTAGCAATGGATCAGGGAGTATGAAATGGTAATTACGAAACCATCAAAAGTTGCTCTAAAAAATGAATCCACTTACAACAGAAGAAAGCCGAGTGGAGAATGGCAATGAGTACTTGCGCaggaaaatttaaaaaatattcactCAAATAGGACTAAGGGGACAATGCCATTTGTTGCCAATGTATGAGAGGCCTCGTGTGCACCTTTTTCCTCTCTTGTAATTTAGGATGTGTATTTGTAAAAACATTGTTTATATATTAACCAGgacgtgtgtatatatgcatttTGATCAAAGTTTTGCCGTTAGCTTGATCAATAAATAACTTAAATACATGTCGAACGATCAATTTTGTTTGAGGGTGGTGCGCTCATATCATTGTTAAAGAAAGGACATGCATGGGTATTTTGTGAGGACACAAAAGATGATGTTCCTTTCCTTTCTCGTAAAACAAGATTTAATAAAAAAAAACTAGACCAATGGGAGAGGCCCCGTAGCATTTTCATTAAGAAGCTGTGAGACGTCAAGTTTTAATCCACGAAATAAATTCAGGAATCGCTTTCCCAGCTACGCTCACAGGCCCACACACACAGCTCATCTCCCACCACCGCTTTTTATTTCGAGAAAGCTTATCCTCTACACACTCTCCTCCCCCATGCGTTGCATCTCTCCTCCCAAATCCCAATCCGCCATGAAATCCCTCCCTCTTTTTCCTCTGATCCGTGCCAACGAGCAAGCCACTCCGATTAGCCAGCGCCGCCCCTTGAACTTTCCCCTTAGTCTATCCACCCACGATCCATGGCCACAAACGGCGGCGCTCTAGACCGGTGTGGCGGCGCTCTGGACCTGGCGATGCGTAGTGCTGCAAGGAGGCAGGTCCCCATGCTAGAACCGTCATTATGCTAGAACCATCGATGCGCCATGCTGGAAGCTCTAAGGCCACCGTGCTGGAATCCGGCCACGCTCATGCTGGAACCGGTGAAGTACTTGCGCATGAAAATTAACAACTATTGCTCCAAGTGGATGAAGGGAACAATGCCATTTGTTGCTAATTTATGAGATGACTCACGTGCACCTTTTCCTCTGTGGTAAACTGGTAATTTAGGATGTTTATTTGTAGAAACATTGTAAATAAATTTTGCCACGATGAATGTATGTATGCATTTAGATCGAAGTTTTGCCATTTTCATGCCAACTTAGCTTGATCGATAAATAACATAAATTAATGTTGACCGACCAATTTTGTTTCTGAGTGTGGTGCCCACATATCCATGTGAAAGAAAAGACATGCATCTGGTATTTGGTGAGGAAACAAGAGATGATGTTCCTTTCGTTTCTCGTAAAATAAAATTTAATAAGAACTAGATCAATGGGGCAGCCCTAGTGGCATTTTAATTAAGAAGGTGTGGGACATCAAGTTTTAATCCACGAAACCCACATGATTCAAACTTTGGTCCGCCAACGCAGACAACCACACTCTTTCTATTGGGCCAGACACACATCCACAAATCAAGTAGTagtaatgatgatgatgatgatgatgatgatgatgatgatgatgatgatgatgatgatgatgacgaggaggaggaggaggaggaggaggaggaaagttTTTACATGAACTTATGTGTTTTTGAGTTACTAGAATCGCGAGACCTCTTTGGAAAGAACACACATAATGTGATgtacaaagaagaagaaatagcaTGCATGCAGCAACAAGTTATTTGCATCACTTACTTGAGAAGTTTATTCACTGCCTATAGTACTACTATCATTACAAGATTTTTTTCTGTTTCATGAAATTTTAATTGAATATCAAAAAATGTATGGCATTGTGTAAGTGTCTCAACCCTCAATGTAGCATCTATTTTATCAATTATTTATGTAATTTCAGTTCATCTTACTAAGTGTCTTCAGCTCTTCTTTTTTTGACTTACGAGTCTTTAGCTTtgacaaaataaaaataagaaaacTAAGCTATGTTCTGTCTCACTGGAAGTGGATACTTGGTCGTCAACCACTTGCCTTTATCGTGCAACGGCATAATTAGTAATCATTCTTTTTCCATCTAAAAATATATATTTTTCTGAAGACATATTAGTATCTGAATTTGGTTAACTTTGGACGCTAGCAAATATGAACTTATATTTTAATTGAAGTACAAATATTTATGGTGTAGCTTAAATTTAAATAAAACCACGACATTTCtattggaacggagggagtacatctcaGATAATGTCTCGGTAGTAAATAATACAAGGAGGACACGACAAGACATTGGACTTCTACTTTCTGCCTAGGCACAGTGGCATCTTCTTGCACGATGTTTTCTTTATCATTTATAAGCTGACTTATTGTAATTGCACCTCCGTCGCATACAAGATTTTTGTTGCCGAGAAGCTGTCAGACCAAGGAAAAGGTCAAGGGTTATATC
It encodes the following:
- the LOC109783514 gene encoding non-specific lipid-transfer protein 4.1 yields the protein MARAAAAQLVLFTLVAAMVLTATDAAISCGQVSSALSPCISYARGSGSSPPAACCSGVRSLAGAARSTADKQAACKCIKSAAGGLNAGKAAGIPSKCGVSIPYAISSSVDCSKIR